CAGGACATCTTTACGTTAACATCGAGTAGCTTTCTTAAACCTCGAAAATAAAGGTATACGAAACGGCGAACCACTTTCTCGCGAACGATCCGCGCGCTCGAGGCTCCGAGAACCCGCGGCTTTATTAGACGGGTAAATTCCGCCGGCTCAGCACTTTAGTCTcgaatggaatatttttcgaagtgATATTATCGACTGGCAGACAAAGCGGGCTCTCCGCGCGAAATTCGTCAGTCTCCTCTGTAGCCTGTGTATAGTATggtgtgcgtgtgtgtatgtCGCGTTCCGCGGTAGTGTTGCTTTTTTAcgtacaattattacaatctcCACGTGCCGTTAACTGCCACCGTTCTCGGTGCGCTGGCGATCGGGATTCTTTGGCAGAGGACAAATCAACGTCTGTGCAAAATATCTCGGAATTTGGCTGTTTCGCTGCTGGCAGCAGTCAACGGGCCGCTGAAAAAACTCAATCGCACTTACAGATTAAACTTACTTTAGACGCCGCGGCCTTCGATCGTACCTAACCCTTTGCGATTCTACGTATCGCCGTTCACGATTAGAGAAAATCGTCTTGCTGGACTagggaaaattaaataagcaTCGCGCGCTTTTTCAAGCTTTCCGAAAAATGCgatttttttgcaaaatcTGTCGATcttgagataaataaataaataaataagagaaatttgattttgctGCGattgataatagtaatattagtaAGCGatagtaagtaataataatatctattttgTTAACGGAGGGAAGCTTTTCTTATTGTATGATGCAGTAACAATTAAAGAGAACAGAAGGAGAAATAGGATGTTGCAGTAAATGGTatgattaatatatagtatattattatactatattaataatataatattattagtaatatagcatattattatacttatatctataacagaaaaataaatataagcaTAAAATACTCCATCACAAATGatcgcaattaaaattacatcaGTTTccaaaaatcttaaaaaaatgGCGAACATAATgcacgtttaaataaaaaaattcgtataTTTTCTCGGAAAATTCATCGGACAaattcgcgacgcgacgaacgTATCCGAATGGTATCCGGATCGGAATTATGctgggcaaagggttaaacgtaaGATCGGCCGGATCGACGTTCAGAAACGTGCCGCGACGAATCGCATTGAACGGTACGTTTGCTCGAACTTCATCCACGGATCGCGGGCGGGACCGTAAGAATGACGGGAACGATTCTCGTAAATGCGTTCCCGCGGCAAATACAAATTCCCGTCGCTGGGGAACACACTTATCATCCCCGTTGTGACAATCGGTTCGTCGCGCGACGCCCCGGAGGAAACGTTGTCGGAGCCCGTGCCCCGGCCAGCTCGTGAATCTTCCCACCGCCATATTGTGCGCGCTTTGGATCGAAAACGTAAATCGGCCTCGAAACACGTACAGGCACCCCCCACCGTCGAttcttcttcgatttttatttaatttcgccgCGACAACGTTTCCATTGTCACTTTAGTCCCCATCCCCCCTCGTCTCGCGGAAGATGTCTTCGTCCTCCTCGTCGCCGCGCGAATCGCTCTCTCGCGTCGGTTCGTTTGCGCGCCGAGCGATCGGACCAAGGAGAAATCAGAAATGGCGGATCGGCACGCAAAGCGAAGCGCCATTTGGACGAATCGAGTTCCCTGAACCGTGACCCctctcgtttatttttatttttctctctttccgtttCTCCGCGTTTTTAAGCCTCTgccgtttcgtttcttttactTCTTTTCGTTCgtgctctctcgctctttttctcgctcgctctctttctctttatttctcgctttttttttctttctctctctctctctctctctctctctttctctttttcgcgTGTTTGTCGTTTCTGTTATCATTGCGTTCGACATTTGTCCCCGTGGCAAACACACAACGATCGGCACCGTTCGcttagaaataaagaaacgccTGCGACCGTGGCCACGCGGTTGCCTCCGTTCAGACGATGTCGGGCGAGAGGGAGCCATCGTCCTGCCACGTGTTGGCTGGAAAGAAAAAGTCATCTTTTCAAATTCTCATCGAGACGATCCCTTCGCGAGGTGGAAAGATGTTTGGGGGCTGATCAAGCCTGGATAATGTCCTGGGTTACCTCTATAATGCATGTCCTGCGCCATCGAGGGACACTTCGCGTCCTTCCTCTGTGCAAACAAACGAAAAAACCATCATCAGTTTAGTTCATGCCTCCCGGGTATCAACCCTCTACGTCGTTGTAATCTCGATGGATTTTTTCCATTCGTGACGATTGCAATACATTGTTCGTGTATTAACACTGGAACTACCAAGGtgggtcaaaatgacttgtttgacattttttaaaaattataactcatttcagttgcattttgtttcagaaaattttgcacGACTTTTTCTaagatatacaaataattcattctGTAAAActattatgttttttttttatcattttgttgtAAGTTTGTATGCAGTATACCTACATATACCGAGATGAGTCATttcgacccccccccccccccatccccTCACGGAACATAGGTTTTCGGTACTGTTCTGTTGtatcgtggaaattattgtgaCACGTTACTTGTGACACGACCATTagtcgtaaaagaaaatatttcaaactcgAAGATACGTCAACaaccaaaaaatgtttttcctacGACTTACGCAGTTTGACTTggtcattattttataaatttttgctattctattattattattattcaggttttattcaatttttgtccagaaaaataataaatatataaaaactaaaaattgctgtcttttcttaaatggcttggtaatttaagaaacaagtcattttgacccaCCCGGTAGAAGTAGGTGTACCTCAATCgtcggtagttctagtgttaaaatatatttaactattcGGCAGCTTTCATAAAACATAGATCGATTTTGGccacgatttttatgattGTGACACGTCTTTCgcaatttttgcaaacaaaATCGTTGGAGACGCGATGATAAAATTTCttggatatatttttcaatctttggagaatataaataaatttgtctgTGTCATGATTAGCTTGCGAATTTtcatgcaatataataattgcgaGACACAGGGGTTACGTAGATacatctttcttttcttttaaatatttatttcttttaaccctttgcactcgaagccattttaactgaaattctaaaataactgttCTGACATGtagcatttcaattttatatgacaaaatgtattttacgcATATGAAATcaaatcttgtaactcgtgtAGAAaatagttatacttttaataatttatgaaatctgattttgcataatataaaaattattttggaacgtgctgtaagatttttagtggtgcctcagagtcaccactcgagtgcaaaggtttaaatgtaataatataataatgtattatacaatacaataatataatgaaataataaataaatattaatatcttgcgaatacaaaaatgtttacggcCGAACGGCCTTCTGGTGAAGCGTTAAAGACGAAAGGGTGCTAATCGCCGGTATTCTGAAAGGAATCGCGATGCAGGGGGTTAATGACTTGGAAAGGCTACAACGGGtactctgaaatatttttaaacggttTCGCAGCAGAAGACGGCGGGGAAGGGCGGCctcctattattttaattcgcggAGAACGTTAACGAGAATGAATATTTAGCAGTTCAGAGATTCGCAACAGCGCCGGTTGAAAAtgccgtcgcgcgcgcggttcatCAAAAAttcccgcccccctccccagAACTCTGGGAAACAGACGgggaaatatgtatttttccCGGGGTCGCCGCTGGTTAATTTCATAGTCGTTTGCAGCTCTCCGTGTCCCGCGCcctaatattttctgtttgttCATGAATCTGCAGGAAAAAGCGGCGGCACGACCGAGACCCCCGGTGGCAACGCCGAGTCACGCAACTGCAACGGAATACGCGGCGCGGTCGAAGGCGGAGCGAAAAAAAGTCGAACGCGGCAGCAACAAAGTTTATCATCCGGCGAATCTCGCTTTGTCGTCGATCCGACGATGCACGCGCGACGAGCAACAACGCCGCTGTCGCGACCCGTCGTTGACGGACGAAAACGGACCGGGTCGTTTTTTCGTGAGAATCGACCATTCCGAAAATTCCCAGGGACTTTAAAAGCGCGTTGACTTTGTCAGCGTTGTGCAAAAATGTTGCAACGcgctttgaattttatttaacggaGTTGAATTAATAATCCGACAGCGGCGAACGCTTTACGCAAATGTAACTGTTGCTGAAGAGGGTTTAGGGGTGCGATGAATTTAGGGTGTGACGTTTTCTTCGTCGCTGAGAGTGCACAATTTtagtgttattttttaaatgatgaTCAATTGTTTATGCTTGTTTGCAAGCGTATTTGCAAGTTCGTAGAGGGTTgatcttaattattatagtttgaTTAGTGTGGAGTTGAAGAGATGCATGCTATCACTTATGCGGAAATACGATATCGATGATATCGAcgtatgtttattaattttgtttaagaaGAACGTTCTAATGCATTTATAATTCGATGTTtgttcgaaattatatttcgatttcaGGTAATTTACAGTTTTGTACGTGATATCGttcgtaattaattagtatGGTATACGTCAGTCGAAGAGCAATGCGATGTACAGTGACTCCTAAAAGTATTCTAACATAAATTTGACTTCTACTtcatgtatttaaataaatatatattggaaaaatcctttatgatatattaaagtaaattatataagtgtcaaaatacaatttgcaaaattataatacatttttagcTCATTTATACGGTAATATTGATGTAAAATGAGAAAGATCAaccgaaatctaattttactCATTTCTCCAGatgtattaacaaattaataacaaactaTTTATCTCTATAATATGTACTTGATTATACAaatcacaataaaaaatatatattctacaaaGAAATCCTAAAATCATGTAAAATAGAGACataaaacgatttaaaaaatttcaagcatttttaaaatatattatcaaacAATAAAGATACAAAACTAGTATTTATactcaattataattttaacacgactttataaattgtttaaatacttATGTAACATAAAAACCTCGAtgctttttcatattttctcaattaaaCAGACAACGTTTTGTACTAAAACAAAAGCGTGTTATATCTGAACATTTACATACTCTACTTTAACGTAccgtaaacaatttattctaaatatacgACTAACAAATCAAACTTATACCGGTCCGAACACTTTCGGTAGTCACTGTACGTCACCGATAACCGGcgcgatataattaaaataaagcccATCCGATTCTAAATTCGGCTGACGAAAAGTTCTCGCGATCGTATTTGCGGCGCGAAAGAGATTGGCACGCTGGTAATTGGCGGTTATAATAGAGGGGGCAATTCACCTTGCGGAAATCGATGTTCGTCCGCACGGTCCTGTAATGAAGCTCCTGCAGCGGCCTTGAATTGTTTCCCAGGGGTGCCTTCGGCGTGTCCTTCGAACCCTGCATCAGCTGCCTTAGTGCGTAAAGCTAGAAATGGGATTAGGATTACGTCGCAACGGTCCCGGCTCTCCCACGaacttcaatatttaaccatAAAGCAGAGCTTGTTAAGTAATGGCGGACGCGGGGGAGGGGACCAAACACCGGAATGGTCCGGCGACTAATTGGATTCCCGATTAATATACTTAAGGCGACCCCGCCCGGCCCAAAAATTCCGCCCGTCGAGTTCCTCGCTCTCCGCGCGATTGAAACCGGCGCTcggaaaaaaaatatctcgcTGGCCGATCGATGACGCGTTTCGAAAgttaacgaatttaattaaccgtTCGCAATGATTGCGTTACGATCGGCAACTCCCCCCCTCCCGTCGATCTTTGCACGGTCGTGGCGCGGGCGAGCGGATTTGTTGGCACTTGTTAAATACAAATCGAATCGACTGCGCGGAAAAGGTACTCGGACGCCTTTTAAAACGGGTATTACTGTTTTAAAACTGGACCAAATCGCTCGTGTCTTGTTTAATCGTTAATCGAACTAGTTTGAAAACGCGACGACGATTTCGGGACATTTTTACGCCGCGTGCAACTTGTTAAAGTTATTAACAGAGAAAGGACAATCTCATTCGACgtgattgtatttttaattactcgttcgtcatttcaagtaattggaaaattcgaaaaaggTATACTGAATTATTTGGGCCAGTTTTAAGTATGATTCAATGGTGCATggttttaaatagtatttttgtaattaatgtaaaacgATTTTCTTGCTGATTGTAGTTTTAGtcgatttaaccccttcccgtactttagcgaatcagactcgcgatgaagatttttgcctaAACACGAATATCGtaagtcagactcgcgaacagatacttgggccaaacataaacatcgcgagtcagactcgcgaacagatacttggtccaaacataaatatcgcgagtctgtgtcgcgaacacatacttgggtcaaacgtaaacataacaagccgagctcgcggactgattttttgcccgttacgctcgtgactgaatgttagttcctctcGGTACCTCGGGacagttagtcacgattcttgtcgttgctgttacgaagcagttcaattattaaaatttaagataccccttcaaaatgcaaggtacAAAAGTGCGTAGTGAAGGTCGTGATATTTtagtatcgcgtaaaattgactatataaCAGGCATTGCGAAcatctacatttcggatcgtattgcgactgtttacaaacatcagtctggtctgcTTAGCGCGCGTTGACGCTCCGgtccgagtttcgtcgagctaaatggcacgggaaggggttaatagcGAAGCAAGGCGAATTTGGTTTCATTTCCGgctttttcttattttgtgTAACAATGCGAATCGACATGTGGATCAAGGAGATCACCACTCACCTCTCGCGAGGTAATGTAGATGGGTTTGTTGAGGATCAGCCATACTACTGTCTCCCAACAGCCGGGGTGAGTCGTGCTACCCTCGTAGGTCATGTAGCCGTCCGTGTCTGGCAGGAGACTCTTCAAGGATAGATGGCGGAGTGGCGCTGTGTTATCTGCGCAGACAAGAcaagtttttcgttagaaCGATTGCCAGTGCACCTGCAAGTTGTTTCACTAAAGCATAATCCGTTATGGAAATAGTTATTCTGTTTAGGTTACATTGAATCATCCTAAACAGGTCGATCATCCCTGCCTATAGCACTGTATATTAACTCTTCGAAAAAATCGTGCAATTTTCGATCACATCGAGATAgcgtaatgaattttttttttaatcacagctgaaacattgtaaaacaaataaaaaattatgaggAACAATGAGGATTACGATTcgatctttaataaatatttttaacatcgtTACTCCCAAAACGAAGCTCTTTCAGCAAACGTCAACTTTGCTAAATATTATCGcggtgaaaatttatttataaattgtcatcactagttttatattattctacaatgtttcagctttaatttaagctattgATACGCACGGACCTTTCCCACACCGTTTCTTaatgtttctaaaaataaagcaaaatactTTGAATATCAGAGCGTGTTCATCGAACCAGCGACAAATCAACTTTCGCTCTAAACAGCGATCCTTCGAGCTGGGTCACGCACGCTCTAAACATACCCCCAATTCCACAAATTAACGAATCCTCGGTCACGCACGATTGCCTTaaccctcggctcgtaacactGTATAACGTAAGTTTTTGGATATAGTCCAGACCGGAATCATTTTCTAGAAGAGAAACGAATGCGACGCACATTTCCATTTCCTCCCAAGAATCTGTCTGCAAATGGAACGTCATCtggttgaaattaaaaaaaaaagaaaaaaacaggTGAACTAAACAGGTGATCCAGTGAACAATCGAAATCGCGAATCGTCATTTACCGGGCCGTCCGACCGTCGGACCGTAATGTAAGTCCAGGGCCAGCGGCCCAAAGGGAAGACGCGTCGCCCGGACTTGGGGCTTATTTGCATGTTAAACGATGAGAATCCACCGTATCTCTCTTATTCCGGTCGCGGATCGTTGCGTTGCATATTCAGCGGCGTTATTCCGAACGCGACAAAATTACTCGATATTCCGGGATACTTTTTGAACCCCGGTGTCGTGGAACAGGCAGCTTGGAAAAACCGGcggtggggggggggatggGCAGTCCGTGGCACGGACGAGAAAGGAAATCGGGGCTGAAAGCCGGTGACGTGGGCTCTGATTGGATCTGTATAACTACAGCGTAACGCGCGCGGCTGCAGAACTTCAGACATTCCGTTATATTTATCTGAAATCTGGTTAACGTTCTGCCCGGCCGACGCCCGAAATGTTCTGGCGGCGCGACTCTCGCGACGCTGACGCCGCCACCGAATTTCTGAGCccggcgaattaattatttcaactttcATTTCGATCCGGGGCACTTCCGGCGACTACTTTACATACTACGGTGTAATATTCAAATGTTTCCTAcgtataataatgtttttttctCCATGAAAGTCCGCGCCAAAGTCGTTCGTTAACATTACATTGTTGCGAGCTCCGTCGGCTCCACGCGTTGCACGACgcggtattttatttacagtttatgcTATTTACAATTGCGCTTTGAGCAACTAATGCAATGTAGTTCTTTATAACGACACGAGTTGATTGCTCGAACTGTCGACTGTCCGTCGGTACAACGGCTCCGTAACAAACCTTATCTTTAGTTATTTCCTTAAGTGTTGTCCACTTTAGGGCAGATTACATTACAGCGACTTGATTAAAACAATACGctgcaacaatattaatcaaCGATGATCGAAAAGCTcgatttatattgtatacaggTTAATTTTCAAGCAATCCAtgtttattttcaagtaatccacgtttatttataaatttactatattttaatctgaatttatattatttctttttataatattttgaaaattgattctttgtatttcttaaaaatgataatgtgtgaatattaattcaacTTATTCCGATTGTgagatattattcaattacagGTTTCTTTAACGAGGATATAAAGCTCCTagcttatttaatttcaatgatttgtATTTAACTAATAACTTCATTATTAATTGTGTGATAggtttattagaattatgattctttataattttcaaaaacgaTAGTATCTATCTATTAATTCAACTTATTTCGACTGTGGGATGTTAATCAATTATAGGTTTCTCTAATGAGGATATAAGGCTgctagattatttaattttaatgaattgtaTTGCATTATTAACTTCATTATTAATTGTGTAATAGCCGAtgatgtcaagattatgtaaAAGAGAGAATTGAATTGttacagtataaatattgtattatttgggtgtttaaaaaatgtgtagaGTCAGCAAGActactattatttatgattGCTTATCAGGAATCATTTTTCgtttgaaagtaaaaattcatGTCTACTtgaagattttaaatattacacatttatcgaatattaaatggtTTCGTGATAATTTGAGGAATGATTCATTCAACTAATTAACACTGGAAAATGGTTTCATTTATATACGTTACAAACGAACTATGAATTTGTGACAGAAATACTTAAATTAACTACCAAATAAATCTGTTACAATGtctaatacaaataatataaaaatattattttctatttcactttcagtcagaattaatttagaaaatttcaacgaaataaaattaccatGGAAAtagatttcaatgaaactacaaataaaaatctacaaacATCAAATGAACTTTTCATTATACGtagagttaaataaaaggTGAAAAACCAACAGTATctctacatttttaaattccaaataacagtagaattaaacaaaaatatgtttcgtCCCAGTCCCTCTAACGTTTACAGAAAAAATGCAGGTGATTTAAACTagtttgaaaaaagttataccattttaCAAGTATCGACTGAATTTCGCTTTCCGCTATAAATACAGCGGCAACAGGTAAATAAAAGTGCTCAGTGaattcaagaaaaatagaacaaatttcGTGAGTTAAATCTGTGGAATCGCAGCGTTCTAGCCCTTTTCTATCGTCGAGAAACCGGTGCCACAGGTTCGTCGGATTTCTTCGCGGAGTCCACGGTCGATTCGCAGGAATGTCGGCAATAATACACATCTGTGNNNNNNNNNNNNNNNNNNNNNNNNNNNNNNNNNNNNNNNNNNNNNNNNNNNNNNNNNNNNNNNNNNNNNNNNNNNNNNNNNNNNNNNNNNNNNNNNNNNNAAATTCCAAATAACAGtagaattaaacaaaaatatgtttcgtCCCAGCCCCTCTAACGTTTACAGAAAAAATGCAGGTGATTTAAACTagtttgaaaaaagttataccattttaCAAGTATCGACTCAATTTCGCTTTCCGCTATAAATACAGCGGCAACAGGTAAATAAAAGTGCTCAGTGaattcaagaaaaatagaacaaatttcGTGAATTAAATCTGTGCAATCGCAGCGTTCTAGCCCTTTTCTATCGTCGAGAAACCGGTGCCACAGGTTCGTCGGATTTCTTCGCGAAGTCCACGGTCGATTCGCAGGAATGTCGGCAATAATACACATCTGTGATCGGTGCCCGGGTAGTTACTGTCGGCCATCGGCCCTGTTAAGTCGACGGAGTAACTACGGTTTCTGTTTACAGCCGTTCGACGATCGGCATCAATTTGTTATTGGGCCGCGTGACACGGCCGACTGAGATTTATATTCCACGTAACCCCGTGGAATTATGGCCTTATGCGCGCCGTTTCCTTCCATACGCGTTACGTATGAAAGACACAAATCATCTATAGATGTGTGGCAGTTATGAACGACGCGCGTCGGAGGCGCGAGCGCGTCTCTACATGCCTGTGTTGTGTGTGTTTGTGCGCATGTCTACCTGGGAACACGCGTTCCGAGAGCACTTGAAAAGAGTGCCTCCGCCACAATATTCCAGGCGAGCTCGTGATTCCTAACGTTACGCGGCCGTAATTTACCTCCGCGAAGTGTGAAACGAGCTGGATCGCCGCGTCGACGACGGGAAAACCTCCGCGCGAGACTTTCGGCTCGTTTAACGCAATCGacggccaccggtgaccggcacgcGACCTTCCCCAACGTCGAACTCGTTTCATCGACTCTACAACTCTCCTGTAATTTTCGCGATTTTCCGCGATTTTCTGCGACTTTGTGCAATTTCGCGCGACCCCGCATCGCTAAGGTTTTTCCTTGTTTTCCAATGAACAGTTTCcattctttaaccctttgactactgttggcgcatATCGGCGTCCGAGACATGTTGAcctcccggtactgtaggcgccaataggcgtccagatcaaatttcgcctgtttcgctagtttattattaagtttgattattaaatattgtaaggaaagcttaaaattaatgttcactttaagtaatattggttcaatgtaatagaattcagtatttttaatattgtaatattttaatattaaaaatactgaatattcaTGAGAAATGCGTGTCGAACGAAAAACTTTGCTCTACCCAGTGGACGTCGTGAGtttgccgtagccaaagggttaagaattattttgcacATGACTTTAACGATCGCTGTGCATTGCACAGTCTAGAGTACGGCaaaattgtttgatatttCTGGGACATTCGAAACTCGTAGCGTcctgtttaatatattttttaaagagacgAACATTTCAGAATAGAGatgttttcattatattttatcgttgcaataaaatttcgttaaaattgaGTCGTGGTAAAATTTAAGAGAAGTATTTCATATATGATTTGATGAACTGGtgcttctattatttaaaaataaattgagtcTAGTTTCAACCCCTTTACTGTGCTTTGCCTGGCCCGCCtcgtgaattaataataacattaaacgCGGATCTTACTCCGTTCCttaaaattccaataaaatccTAATGCCTTCTCgtaaatttacaaataaaaataaacattaatactAAAACTCCTCTAACAAAGTTATCGCAACTGAAACATTTGTACCACGCCAACCGTGAAGAGAATACGTACGTTAAAGGATAGAACAAAGTTATTCCACTTAAAAAAGCGTCGCAATATTATCGTCGCCAATTGTGAACGTAACTGTGCCATCTTTTGAAGCAAGGATCCATCATTTCCAATAAATCGCAACAGCGACAGAGCCGTGGGACAGACGAGGGTGGCGTATGATGAATGGTCATCGGTGGCTAAGGACAGCTCCGAATCGCGTTGCAGGCGACGTCGTTAATCGAGgcttaataaaaatcatccgACGAGACCCGAGAGTGCGGCGACCGAGTGAAAAGCTTCTCGGCTAGCAAGCCGGCGGTGTATtcgtcgcgacgtcgcgacgccgcgaaaCGAAGCGAGCCGGGGCTATTTCTCGTATCGAGTCCGTGACATTAAGGAGAAGCGAGCGTGCCGGCAAATGGTGGGCTGACACAGGGGATAAATGTGCCGTCCCTCAGCCCCGCCGGCTTGTTCTCGTCTTCCGTCGGCGACGGGGGAGCATTTTTAGGACGGCATTCGGGCCACTTAGAGGCCAGAAGGTAGGAGAGCCGTCAACCTTTTATCCGCGAGTCCTCCGACCCTTCAAGCCGCCCCCCCTTCAGCCACCTCCTTCACCAGATGCTCCTCCTTTTCCCTCTTCTATCTAGCCGAGACCAGCTCTCGCACGCGACACCCCATCTCAGCctactctatttttatttatcacctGTCCGACGTTCCTCGCTCATCTCTGCACGGCGACAGCCAGGTATTTCGTCGATCTGGATCGCCAGAGGACAGTTTCGTAGAATTCGTCGTTATGAAAAATGACTTTCCACCTGACCGAGGTGGGTGCTTGGCGTAGTAGACGGTTTTAACACCTGATGGTagaagttaaccctttgctctcggaGTCAGTTTAGAGCTATGGTAACTTTTCTGGCTTGTAGtgtttgtattttatgcatgcGATATGTGTCCATAATTATcgaagtggtctaagtcaaaattaaaaaaaaacgagttTATCGGTTATTctacaccacattattttaaactaaatttattc
This sequence is a window from Augochlora pura isolate Apur16 chromosome 9, APUR_v2.2.1, whole genome shotgun sequence. Protein-coding genes within it:
- the Carpa gene encoding carbonic anhydrase-related protein A — encoded protein: MGENIQVYGFNAELYHNMSEAQHKSQGLVAISLMVQLGDSANPVLRMLTNAFYSMIIYRGSSTPLRHLSLKSLLPDTDGYMTYEGSTTHPGCWETVVWLILNKPIYITSRELYALRQLMQGSKDTPKAPLGNNSRPLQELHYRTVRTNIDFRKRKDAKCPSMAQDMHYRANTWQDDGSLSPDIV